In a single window of the Vibrio celticus genome:
- a CDS encoding LysR family transcriptional regulator: protein MTKDLNLLRLILVLNETRQTVSAAKALNVSQPTISVMLRKLREQFDDELFVRDKARLEPTPKCLKLIETLPLLLEQLDNLYIPNDEWGLEDLRGEVQIMLPSPLLIPVGVPLIKKLTKEAPQVTFQCSPWLENGVQSLETNRMCWGVSYLPMEVNKTLTERPVGFDKFMLVLRADHPIQGNSLEDILKYPLCINMIPGYIQPSKAEMLIKKYDLDKHIGLRSNNMNLMLEVVKDSDFIYITSSKCRYLLDHCYRCIDLPPELLKDTYRRELALFTHQANRNNPFTDWLQNEITSIIQS from the coding sequence ATGACCAAAGACCTAAACTTACTGCGGCTCATTTTGGTGCTTAATGAAACTCGTCAAACGGTGAGTGCAGCCAAAGCCTTGAACGTAAGTCAGCCGACGATCAGTGTCATGCTTCGTAAACTCAGAGAACAATTTGATGATGAATTGTTTGTTCGAGATAAAGCAAGGCTTGAACCCACCCCAAAATGCTTAAAGCTTATCGAAACCTTGCCTCTGCTATTAGAGCAGTTAGATAACCTTTACATACCCAATGATGAGTGGGGGTTGGAAGATTTAAGAGGGGAGGTTCAAATCATGTTGCCTTCCCCGCTTTTGATCCCAGTGGGTGTGCCATTAATCAAGAAGCTGACCAAAGAAGCGCCGCAAGTGACGTTTCAATGTTCACCTTGGTTAGAAAACGGCGTCCAGTCCCTAGAGACCAACCGAATGTGTTGGGGAGTGAGCTATCTTCCCATGGAGGTCAATAAAACCTTGACTGAGCGCCCAGTTGGCTTTGATAAGTTCATGTTGGTGTTAAGAGCTGACCACCCAATTCAAGGTAATTCCCTTGAGGACATTCTGAAATACCCACTCTGTATCAATATGATCCCTGGTTACATTCAGCCGTCCAAGGCGGAAATGTTGATCAAAAAATATGACTTAGATAAACACATCGGGCTCAGAAGTAACAATATGAATTTGATGCTAGAAGTCGTTAAGGACAGCGACTTCATCTATATAACATCGTCGAAATGCCGCTATTTGCTTGATCACTGTTATCGTTGTATCGACTTACCGCCGGAACTGTTGAAAGACACCTATCGTCGAGAATTGGCACTGTTTACCCATCAAGCAAACCGCAATAACCCGTTCACGGATTGGCTTCAAAATGAAATTACGTCGATTATTCAATCCTAG
- a CDS encoding DeoR/GlpR family transcriptional regulator → MKQIPRHQQIVDLVKTQGYVSTEELVEKFDVSPQTIRRDLNELADSNKIRRYHGGATIPLSSENTSYNTRKALNFNEKDVIADELVKHIPDGATLFVDIGTTPESVARALNKNHKQLRVVTNNINVASILLPNPEIKVILAGGEVRNRDGGIVGEATLDFVKQFRLDFGILGISGIDFDGSLLDFDYHEVRVKQAIIENSRSIFLAVDHTKFGRNAMVKLGNISQAHMVFTNKQPPEEILNILKDSAIPLEVIDTARPMSE, encoded by the coding sequence GTGAAGCAGATACCAAGACACCAGCAGATTGTAGATCTGGTAAAAACACAAGGATATGTGAGCACCGAAGAGCTCGTTGAAAAGTTCGATGTCAGCCCACAAACCATCAGACGAGACCTCAATGAACTGGCCGATAGCAACAAAATTCGTCGCTATCATGGCGGTGCAACCATTCCTTTAAGCTCGGAAAACACCTCTTATAACACGCGTAAAGCGCTTAACTTCAACGAAAAAGACGTGATCGCCGACGAACTGGTTAAGCACATCCCAGATGGTGCAACCCTGTTCGTTGATATCGGTACCACGCCAGAATCGGTAGCACGCGCGCTCAATAAAAATCACAAACAATTACGAGTTGTCACCAACAACATTAACGTTGCGAGCATTCTTCTTCCGAACCCAGAGATCAAGGTTATCTTAGCGGGCGGCGAAGTGAGAAACCGCGACGGCGGCATCGTGGGTGAAGCAACGCTCGATTTCGTTAAACAATTCCGCCTTGATTTCGGAATCTTAGGTATCAGCGGCATCGACTTTGATGGCTCACTGCTCGACTTTGATTACCACGAAGTTCGTGTAAAACAAGCCATCATCGAAAACAGTCGCAGCATCTTCTTAGCCGTCGACCACACTAAGTTTGGCCGTAACGCGATGGTTAAGCTCGGCAATATCTCTCAAGCGCACATGGTGTTTACTAATAAGCAGCCACCGGAAGAGATTCTCAACATCCTTAAAGATTCGGCAATACCATTAGAAGTGATCGATACCGCTCGTCCTATGAGCGAATAA
- a CDS encoding anaerobic sulfatase maturase, with amino-acid sequence MNTSTYPFSLFIKAEGAQCNLDCSYCYYLNRQDGDKRSSMSLDMMEQIVGAHIDAQPMKDQQVDFIWHGGEPMLRGLDFYETAMKAQASKATKKRIVNTMQTNGTMINDRWASFFAKHNFMMGISIDGPNILNDIARIDKNGESSFERTMRGMSYLKKHNVDFNTLTVVNNKTYKHGKTIYQFLVENGSGYMQFQPCIDHELDRRTGHDWSLTGEQWGQFLCDLFDAWSANDVGKVYIQFFENCLMVLMGYQSQMCHHSATCGQQLMVEHDGNVYSCDHYGYQDHQLGTMNSDKLATMASSPEQIAFGTNKYDELNSTCRRCDFVELCQGGCPKNRIATTEDGSPMNHLCQGYEVFFRHALPKLLPMVEAMKKGYSPAYFPLF; translated from the coding sequence ATGAACACATCTACTTATCCTTTTAGCTTATTCATTAAAGCAGAAGGGGCTCAGTGCAATCTGGATTGTAGCTACTGCTATTATCTCAATAGACAAGATGGCGATAAAAGATCGTCAATGTCTCTGGACATGATGGAGCAAATTGTCGGTGCTCATATCGACGCGCAGCCAATGAAAGATCAACAAGTGGATTTTATCTGGCACGGTGGCGAGCCTATGTTAAGAGGGCTCGATTTCTATGAAACGGCGATGAAAGCACAGGCAAGCAAAGCGACGAAAAAGCGCATCGTGAATACGATGCAGACCAACGGAACCATGATTAACGATCGCTGGGCGAGTTTCTTTGCTAAACATAATTTCATGATGGGCATCAGTATCGATGGCCCCAATATTCTGAATGACATCGCTCGGATCGACAAAAATGGCGAGTCGTCTTTTGAACGCACAATGCGTGGGATGTCTTACCTAAAGAAGCACAATGTTGATTTTAATACGTTAACGGTCGTGAACAATAAAACCTACAAACACGGTAAAACGATCTATCAGTTTTTGGTTGAAAATGGCAGTGGTTACATGCAGTTTCAGCCTTGTATCGATCATGAGTTAGACAGACGAACAGGGCATGATTGGTCGTTAACTGGTGAGCAGTGGGGGCAATTTCTTTGTGACTTGTTTGATGCATGGAGCGCCAATGATGTCGGTAAAGTGTATATCCAGTTTTTTGAAAACTGTTTAATGGTGTTGATGGGCTACCAAAGCCAAATGTGCCATCACAGCGCGACTTGTGGACAGCAATTAATGGTTGAGCATGACGGCAATGTTTACAGTTGTGACCATTATGGGTACCAAGATCATCAATTGGGCACCATGAACAGTGATAAGCTTGCAACTATGGCGAGCTCACCAGAACAAATCGCGTTTGGCACCAACAAATATGATGAGTTAAACAGCACTTGTCGACGTTGTGATTTTGTTGAACTCTGCCAAGGTGGTTGTCCTAAAAACAGAATAGCAACAACCGAAGATGGCAGTCCGATGAATCATTTGTGCCAAGGGTATGAGGTGTTTTTTCGGCACGCATTACCCAAATTATTGCCTATGGTAGAAGCGATGAAAAAAGGGTATTCGCCAGCGTACTTTCCACTTTTCTAA
- a CDS encoding YdcH family protein yields the protein MLGENHSLVHEFPEMKDKIAELVKTDDGFASDMKTYDNLDKEIRKLELKDSPIDDGSMHQLKHDRSVLKDALHARLTG from the coding sequence ATGCTAGGTGAAAATCATTCTCTTGTTCACGAATTTCCTGAAATGAAAGATAAAATTGCTGAGCTTGTTAAAACTGACGATGGCTTTGCATCAGACATGAAGACGTACGACAACCTTGATAAAGAGATTCGTAAGCTTGAGCTGAAAGATTCACCCATTGATGACGGCTCGATGCACCAACTGAAACATGATCGTTCTGTACTGAAAGATGCACTGCATGCTCGTTTAACTGGCTAG
- a CDS encoding NADH:flavin oxidoreductase/NADH oxidase family protein, whose protein sequence is MNPICLNDPFSLPNGQVIKNRLFKSAMSEQLGDKHHNPKQGLVTLYQRWAQGGIGLSMTGNVMVDRSALGEPKNVVLDEHSDLTVFREWASAGTQNGSQIWMQLNHPGKQIPKFLCDSPVAPSAISLERGLEKGFNTPRALTETEIIAIIDKFALSAKLAKQAGFTGVQIHGAHGYLVSQFLSSRHNQRQDKWGGSLENRLRFVLEVYRAIRKEVGDDFPVGIKLNSADFMKGGFTEEESMQVVQTLSDNGIDLIEISGGTYESPSMMGSKNKAEPIKASTVKREAYFLDYMVKARKLVSTPLVVTGGFRTAQAMNEALNTSATDFIGIARTMAVDPDFPNKLIENPSHGMPLTVPTTGKPALDKMAMVGLVWYEHQMWRIASGKNADPKLSALGVVLKTILSAGWHAFKKRRA, encoded by the coding sequence ATGAATCCAATCTGCCTCAACGACCCTTTTTCTCTTCCTAATGGTCAAGTGATCAAAAATCGCCTGTTCAAATCGGCAATGAGTGAACAGCTAGGTGATAAACACCATAACCCTAAGCAAGGTTTAGTCACGCTCTATCAGCGTTGGGCTCAAGGAGGAATTGGCCTATCCATGACGGGTAACGTGATGGTCGATAGAAGTGCGCTTGGTGAACCTAAAAACGTTGTGTTAGATGAGCACAGTGACTTAACCGTATTTCGTGAGTGGGCGAGTGCCGGAACACAGAATGGTTCGCAGATATGGATGCAACTGAATCACCCAGGTAAGCAAATCCCTAAATTCTTATGTGATAGCCCGGTTGCGCCTTCGGCTATCTCTTTAGAGCGCGGATTAGAAAAAGGCTTTAATACGCCACGAGCTCTGACTGAGACGGAAATAATCGCAATCATTGATAAATTCGCGCTGAGTGCAAAGCTTGCAAAACAAGCGGGTTTTACTGGTGTCCAGATTCACGGTGCTCATGGTTATCTTGTCAGTCAGTTTTTGTCTTCGAGACACAATCAACGCCAAGACAAATGGGGTGGCTCACTCGAAAACAGACTTCGTTTCGTGCTTGAGGTTTATCGTGCGATTCGAAAAGAGGTCGGTGACGATTTCCCTGTCGGGATTAAGCTCAACAGCGCCGACTTCATGAAAGGCGGCTTCACTGAAGAAGAGTCAATGCAAGTTGTGCAAACATTGAGTGATAACGGTATCGACCTGATTGAGATCTCCGGCGGCACCTATGAAAGTCCATCAATGATGGGTTCAAAGAATAAGGCTGAACCAATCAAGGCCAGCACGGTAAAGCGTGAAGCGTATTTTCTGGATTACATGGTGAAGGCGAGAAAACTCGTCAGCACACCGCTGGTGGTCACGGGTGGTTTCCGAACCGCGCAAGCAATGAATGAAGCATTAAACACCTCGGCGACTGATTTTATTGGTATTGCACGCACAATGGCGGTTGATCCTGATTTCCCTAACAAGTTAATCGAAAACCCTAGCCACGGCATGCCGCTAACCGTGCCAACCACAGGGAAACCCGCTTTAGACAAGATGGCGATGGTCGGGCTGGTTTGGTATGAACATCAGATGTGGCGCATCGCCTCTGGCAAGAATGCCGATCCCAAATTAAGCGCATTAGGTGTGGTGTTAAAAACAATTCTCAGCGCTGGCTGGCACGCCTTCAAAAAGCGCAGAGCGTAA
- the glpD gene encoding glycerol-3-phosphate dehydrogenase has translation MSAQQNNSNNSTSSTLDLIVIGGGINGAGIAADASGRGLNVGLYEANDFASATSSASSKLIHGGLRYLEHYEFRLVSEALAEREVLLRKAPHVAQPMRFRLPHRPFLRPAWMIRCGLFLYDNLGKRTTLPGSKTVNLAKSGLLKPEMKTGFEYSDCWVDDARMVLLNVLAAKENNAEVRNYCRVEKAHREGGIWHVTILDVMTNQRFERKAKALVNAAGPWVKQFFDDGLEQASPRNIRLIKGSHIVVPRIHDEPQAYILQNKDNRIVFMIPYLDKFSIIGTTDLEYKGDPRNVAIDDVEVDYLIDIVNQHFVKQLGREDVVWTYSGVRPLCDDESDSPQAITRDYTLELDAELDQAPLLSIFGGKLTTYRKLGEAALKKLEPHLTNMGAPWTANDTLPGGNFSCSREQLAKMIHTKYPWASQALLLRYVTQFGTYTWKLLKGANSEADLGIQFSKEAHGVYQVEIDYLINEEMAMTDEDILWRRTKLGLYMSESEQQAVTDYLKEKLQSKVVSFSQVG, from the coding sequence ATGAGTGCTCAACAAAATAATTCAAACAACAGTACATCTTCCACTTTAGACTTGATCGTGATTGGCGGCGGCATCAACGGTGCAGGCATCGCGGCAGACGCATCAGGTCGTGGTCTAAACGTTGGCTTATACGAAGCAAATGATTTCGCATCTGCAACGTCTTCTGCCAGCTCAAAGCTTATCCACGGTGGCCTACGCTACCTTGAACATTACGAATTTCGTTTGGTTTCGGAAGCACTCGCTGAACGTGAAGTCTTGTTAAGAAAAGCGCCTCACGTTGCTCAGCCAATGCGTTTCCGTTTACCTCATCGACCATTTTTACGCCCAGCTTGGATGATTCGCTGTGGCCTATTCCTTTACGATAACTTGGGTAAGCGCACCACTCTTCCTGGAAGTAAGACCGTCAACCTAGCAAAATCAGGGCTACTGAAACCAGAAATGAAGACCGGTTTCGAATACTCAGATTGCTGGGTTGATGATGCGCGTATGGTATTGCTTAACGTGTTGGCAGCAAAAGAGAACAACGCAGAAGTACGTAACTACTGCCGTGTTGAAAAAGCGCACCGCGAAGGTGGTATTTGGCATGTGACGATCCTTGATGTGATGACAAACCAACGCTTTGAACGCAAAGCAAAAGCGCTTGTTAACGCAGCTGGTCCTTGGGTTAAACAGTTCTTTGATGATGGATTAGAGCAAGCTTCGCCTCGTAATATTCGTCTGATCAAGGGCTCGCACATTGTTGTGCCACGCATTCACGACGAACCACAAGCGTACATTCTGCAAAACAAAGACAATCGTATTGTGTTCATGATCCCTTACCTAGATAAGTTCTCGATCATCGGCACTACCGACCTTGAATACAAAGGCGACCCACGTAACGTCGCAATTGATGATGTCGAAGTGGATTACTTGATTGATATTGTTAACCAACACTTTGTTAAACAACTCGGTCGTGAAGACGTGGTTTGGACATACAGTGGCGTCAGACCGCTTTGTGACGACGAATCGGATTCACCACAAGCGATCACTCGTGACTACACGTTGGAATTGGACGCAGAACTGGATCAAGCACCACTGCTTTCGATCTTCGGTGGCAAATTAACCACTTACCGTAAGCTAGGCGAAGCAGCACTTAAGAAGTTAGAACCACACCTAACCAATATGGGTGCGCCTTGGACAGCGAACGACACGCTTCCAGGTGGTAACTTTAGTTGCAGTAGAGAGCAACTTGCGAAGATGATCCACACTAAATACCCTTGGGCATCTCAAGCATTGTTACTTCGCTACGTGACTCAATTTGGTACTTACACGTGGAAGCTACTTAAGGGCGCAAATAGCGAAGCTGACCTTGGTATTCAATTCTCAAAGGAAGCGCATGGCGTTTATCAAGTTGAGATCGATTACTTGATCAATGAAGAGATGGCGATGACTGACGAAGACATCTTGTGGCGCAGAACCAAGCTTGGCCTGTACATGAGTGAATCAGAGCAGCAAGCAGTAACGGATTACCTGAAAGAGAAACTACAAAGCAAGGTAGTGAGCTTTTCTCAAGTAGGCTAA
- a CDS encoding aspartate/glutamate racemase family protein, which yields MKTIGLLGGMSWESTMSYYKSINEGVKATLGGLNSAKVCMYSVNFNEIEKLQHQGRWAETADILADAALSVEKGGADFILICTNTMHKVVPEIEEKITIPILHIADTTAQKLLEQSVKKVGLLGTAFTMEQDFYKGRLTNKFGIDVVIPDEDDREKVHNIIYQELCRGQVKEASRDVYRQIIEKLTHQGAEAVILGCTEIALLIQQQHTDVPLFDTTTIHAEAAVRLATSD from the coding sequence ATGAAAACGATCGGTTTGCTTGGTGGCATGAGTTGGGAATCGACCATGAGCTATTACAAATCCATTAACGAAGGTGTTAAAGCGACGCTGGGCGGGCTTAACTCTGCAAAGGTTTGTATGTACAGCGTGAACTTCAACGAGATTGAAAAGTTACAACACCAAGGCCGTTGGGCTGAGACGGCCGATATTTTAGCTGACGCGGCATTATCTGTTGAGAAAGGCGGCGCGGACTTCATTCTGATCTGTACCAATACCATGCATAAGGTTGTGCCTGAGATCGAAGAGAAGATCACGATTCCTATATTACATATCGCTGATACCACCGCGCAGAAGCTGCTTGAACAGAGCGTAAAGAAAGTCGGATTACTCGGCACGGCTTTCACGATGGAACAAGATTTCTATAAAGGACGCCTGACTAACAAATTCGGTATCGATGTTGTAATCCCGGATGAGGATGACCGAGAGAAAGTGCACAACATCATTTACCAAGAGTTGTGTCGAGGCCAAGTAAAAGAAGCCTCTCGAGATGTATATCGTCAAATTATTGAGAAGTTAACTCACCAAGGTGCAGAGGCTGTGATTCTGGGGTGCACTGAAATCGCCCTGCTGATTCAGCAACAACACACTGATGTTCCCCTGTTTGATACCACAACCATTCATGCAGAAGCGGCAGTACGTTTGGCGACGAGTGACTAA
- a CDS encoding sulfatase-like hydrolase/transferase — protein MYKSFVKSALALSVLACVNVHAASQPNVVAIMLDDVSPTDLSAYHRGLGAVDTPNIDRIAERGMMVSDYYAQGSSTAGRSAFITGQYPFRTGLTSVGQPGSSLGLQKEDPTLAEMLKDKGYATVHVGKSHLGDNNSHLPTVHGFDEFFGFLYHLNVMEMPEQPEFPTDPNFRGRPRNVLHTIATESVDMQEDPRFGVVGKQTIEDKGPLGAKRMQTVDGEFLEFATNWLDRHEAEKDEQPYFMWYNPTRMHQKTHVRPEYQGASQINTYYDGLIELDDQIGVLLDKLEDLGEIDNTIILFTSDNGVNLDHWPDGGSASFRGQKGTTWDGGFRVPMLVSWPDKIPQGEYTDGFMTSEDWVPTIMAAVGEGDIKQELLDGKELNGERYQVHLDGYNQLDMLTKGEPSQRHEFFFYNEQDLNAFRVEDWKVHLKTKTEWIAPPEEWPLGMLINIKADPYERSPDTRGWFLWMKEKSWVLPKLQKSAAEYQKSLKAFPPRQKAGGIGMADKSVVAD, from the coding sequence ATGTATAAGTCTTTTGTTAAATCCGCTCTGGCGCTTTCGGTATTGGCGTGTGTCAACGTACATGCAGCGAGCCAACCCAATGTGGTTGCTATCATGCTCGATGATGTGAGCCCAACGGATCTGTCTGCCTACCACCGTGGTTTAGGCGCAGTGGATACGCCGAACATTGATCGAATTGCCGAACGCGGCATGATGGTCAGCGATTACTACGCACAAGGCAGCTCTACCGCGGGGCGCTCTGCCTTTATCACGGGTCAATATCCTTTCCGAACAGGCTTAACGTCTGTCGGTCAGCCGGGCTCTTCACTTGGCCTTCAAAAAGAAGATCCAACCCTAGCCGAAATGCTGAAAGACAAAGGCTATGCGACCGTGCATGTCGGTAAAAGTCACCTAGGCGATAACAACAGTCACTTACCAACGGTGCACGGCTTTGATGAATTCTTCGGTTTCCTTTACCACCTCAACGTTATGGAGATGCCTGAACAGCCGGAATTCCCAACAGACCCTAACTTCAGAGGTCGCCCTCGTAATGTTCTTCACACCATCGCTACCGAGAGTGTGGACATGCAAGAAGACCCAAGGTTTGGTGTGGTTGGAAAGCAAACGATTGAAGATAAAGGTCCTTTAGGCGCTAAACGCATGCAAACCGTTGATGGCGAATTTTTGGAGTTTGCTACGAATTGGCTCGATAGACATGAAGCAGAGAAAGACGAACAACCTTACTTCATGTGGTACAACCCGACTCGTATGCACCAAAAAACACACGTGCGTCCTGAGTATCAAGGCGCGAGCCAAATCAACACGTATTACGATGGCTTGATTGAACTTGATGACCAGATCGGTGTATTACTCGATAAGTTAGAAGATCTTGGTGAAATTGATAACACGATAATCTTGTTTACCTCAGACAACGGCGTAAACCTAGATCATTGGCCTGATGGTGGTTCTGCCTCTTTCCGTGGTCAAAAAGGCACGACGTGGGATGGCGGTTTCCGTGTACCAATGCTGGTCAGCTGGCCAGATAAAATCCCTCAAGGTGAATACACCGATGGCTTCATGACTTCTGAAGACTGGGTGCCAACCATTATGGCTGCAGTGGGTGAAGGCGACATTAAGCAAGAACTGCTTGATGGAAAAGAGTTAAACGGCGAGCGTTATCAAGTCCACTTGGATGGTTATAACCAGCTGGATATGTTGACCAAAGGTGAGCCGAGCCAACGCCATGAGTTCTTCTTCTACAACGAGCAAGATTTAAATGCGTTCCGAGTTGAGGATTGGAAAGTGCACCTAAAAACCAAAACGGAATGGATTGCGCCTCCTGAAGAGTGGCCACTAGGGATGCTCATCAACATCAAGGCTGATCCTTACGAGCGTAGCCCTGATACTCGCGGTTGGTTCTTATGGATGAAAGAGAAGTCTTGGGTATTACCAAAGCTACAAAAATCAGCGGCGGAATATCAGAAGTCACTCAAAGCGTTTCCACCAAGACAGAAAGCCGGTGGTATTGGTATGGCAGACAAATCAGTGGTTGCTGACTAA
- a CDS encoding DUF1254 domain-containing protein translates to MMKKNILATALACAFMVALPSTVFASQSVDATSAAMATKATVTTNTAIRIKTGTLPVEMGNLASLKKDNQLLAQLAYEYAYSIDEAYKYFYKTDVEQDYPLNRFQNIRILADDTYTAHPTINNDTLHLMGWMDLAAEPVIVTIPDHDDNRYWLFHTMNMQHFTDSAFGSPQRGTKGGSFMYAVEGWKGEVPASVDQVIYVEHPLVKMMGRIMDLGGDDSATAQKLMDQWNVRTLSEYLGQKGPVPIEREYPDPEDSNWVERTNFILSEGTMKAHDQKLLELFEYIGLGDVELGKANHPFTKEQLSMIESGQKDGLERIINAGFDDSRDVLGTRDEMTKVPSFQHAYGTLMGQWGLPAKHTMYSGDFFDSEGGSLDGSKYDYTVTFDAPPLEEGGFWSYTAYSGETRLMEKNNLNRHSRGDRTLTPNADGSYTIYMSSDVKGHEDDPNFLPIPDHQWYSVLRMYTPGEEVRTDKWKSTPFTKVKKSTVK, encoded by the coding sequence ATGATGAAAAAAAACATACTTGCGACAGCACTGGCTTGTGCTTTCATGGTTGCACTTCCGTCTACGGTATTTGCGAGCCAATCAGTGGACGCGACGAGCGCTGCTATGGCAACAAAAGCAACCGTAACGACAAACACCGCTATTAGGATCAAGACGGGAACTCTACCCGTTGAGATGGGGAACTTAGCGTCGCTCAAAAAGGATAATCAGTTATTGGCACAACTTGCCTACGAGTACGCGTACTCGATAGATGAAGCCTACAAATACTTTTACAAAACCGACGTTGAGCAAGACTACCCTTTGAATCGATTCCAAAATATTCGAATACTTGCTGACGACACTTACACTGCACATCCTACGATTAACAATGACACATTACACTTAATGGGTTGGATGGACCTAGCAGCAGAGCCTGTCATCGTTACGATTCCAGACCATGATGACAATCGATACTGGTTGTTCCATACCATGAATATGCAGCACTTTACTGACTCGGCTTTTGGCTCTCCACAGCGAGGCACAAAAGGCGGCAGTTTCATGTATGCAGTTGAAGGGTGGAAAGGTGAAGTGCCTGCGAGTGTCGATCAAGTCATCTATGTCGAGCACCCGCTGGTCAAAATGATGGGTCGAATCATGGACCTTGGCGGTGACGATTCTGCAACTGCTCAAAAGTTAATGGATCAATGGAATGTTAGGACGTTGTCGGAATACTTAGGTCAGAAAGGGCCAGTTCCTATTGAGCGCGAGTATCCAGATCCTGAAGACTCTAATTGGGTCGAGCGAACCAATTTCATTCTGTCTGAAGGAACAATGAAGGCGCATGACCAAAAGCTGCTTGAACTGTTCGAGTACATTGGCTTAGGAGATGTTGAATTAGGCAAAGCCAATCATCCATTTACGAAAGAACAGCTTAGTATGATCGAGTCTGGTCAAAAAGACGGACTGGAGCGAATCATTAATGCGGGCTTTGATGATTCACGTGACGTATTAGGCACTCGCGATGAAATGACTAAGGTTCCAAGCTTTCAACACGCCTACGGCACCTTAATGGGTCAATGGGGGCTGCCTGCAAAGCACACTATGTATAGTGGTGACTTCTTCGATAGTGAAGGTGGTTCACTCGACGGTAGTAAGTATGATTACACGGTGACCTTCGATGCGCCACCGCTAGAAGAGGGTGGTTTTTGGTCATACACGGCCTACAGTGGTGAAACCCGATTGATGGAGAAAAATAACTTAAACCGTCATTCCCGAGGAGACAGAACGCTAACACCTAATGCTGATGGCAGCTACACCATTTACATGAGTAGCGATGTAAAAGGGCATGAAGATGATCCTAACTTCTTACCTATCCCCGATCACCAATGGTATTCAGTGTTACGCATGTACACGCCCGGTGAAGAGGTGAGAACAGATAAATGGAAATCGACACCATTTACCAAGGTCAAAAAATCCACGGTAAAGTGA